The proteins below are encoded in one region of Aspergillus nidulans FGSC A4 chromosome III:
- a CDS encoding uncharacterized protein (transcript_id=CADANIAT00006270) codes for MPDASSELIDEIGIVKIFRCFSPDIETARICIKVPSTREGLIACRTLEMAGVRTLATTLFTFVQAALAAEVGCTYIAPYVNQLKVHFESGFVDPQKLLPLCVSAQNYYEAIGVRTQVLPASLTSTDEIFALAGAHHITIALSLLQQLSLPLYPRLCSTLNRRVQVPK; via the exons ATGCCTGACGCAAGCTCTGAGTTGATTGATGAAATAGGGATCGTCAAGATCTTCCGATGTTTTTCTCCAGACATTGAAACCGCGCGGATTTGTATCAAGGTACCGAGTACAAGGGAGGGCTTGATAGCGTGTCGGACCCTTGAGATGGCGGGCGTTCGTACACTGGCCACGACTCTATTCACGTTTGTGCAAGCCGCTCTCGCCGCAGAGGTTGGCTGCACATACATTGCACCATACGTCAACCAGCTCAAAGTCCATTTCGAGTCGGG ATTCGTGGACCCGCAGAAATTGCTGCCCCTCTGTGTCTCGGCCCAGAACTACTACGAGGCCATTGGCGTTAGAACACAAGTCCTGCCCGCAAGTTTGACGTCTACCGACGAAATCTTTGCCCTAGCTGGCGCTCATCATATCACGATAGCTCTTAGTCTGTTGCAGCAGCTTTCGTTACCCCTTTACCCGCGTCTTTGTTCGACTCTGAACCGCCGAGTCCAAGTCCCAAAATAA